One Bacteroidota bacterium genomic window, AGCCAGTTTTTCGCCTTCATGAACATCAGCATAAGTTTCACTTATTTTATCGATCTGTTCATCCCGCTTAAAAATGATCTTAAAATTCCGGCCATTGCGCTGTTCTTCAAAATAGCTGCGGGTGATGTTTACAATAACGTTTTCGAAATTGTCGATAAAGATGATCTGCCCCTCAATACCATTATCGATAGGAAATGGTTTTAATGGATTCTTTTCAATATAGCTTACATCTGGAGTGCCGATCTGCTGAATGGAAATTCCGCCGACCAGTTTGTTTATTGTTTCTCCAAAAACTCTTGCGAGATAGAGGGTTGATTTTTCTTCATTATCATCTAACGGGATTCCCATTACCATTTCTGGTTTTTCTTCTAATATCATTGGAAGTAATCCATTATCTGCACAGAGGTAATATTGGTTATTATGAAAAGCCAACAGTAATTGCTTTGGTTTTTTCTCAAACAGGTTTACCAAAATGAGATGATAACAATAATCAGGAAAATGTTTTACTGCACTGCGGCAAACATAAGCTGCCTGCGGGTAATTGAATGGGGGTACCTGGTGTGAAATATCGATAATGCGGAAGTCTTCGTTTATTTTAAATAACTCTGCCTTGATTGCACTCACCAGGTAATCCCGGCTACCGATATCAGATGTAAGAGTTAATAAAGGCATTAGTTAAATGTAGAATAGAAAATGTAAAATGATAAATTTAAAATTACAATTTAGAAGCAATTTATTTTTTCATTTTACTAACTCACCGTTTTTAAAAAAGAAATTATGTGTAAGCTTATCCGCCAGCTTTGGGAAAAATTTATTGAGAAAAACGGTTTGTTTACCCTGGAAAGTAAGTACTAATGTCCGCTTTCTTCTTTCAATTGCTTTTAAAATATGTGTAGCACATTCCTCAGCTGTCATCAGTTTAGCTTCATCAAGCGGTGTGTCACCATGACTTTTTGCATCTTTATTTAGCGCAGCATTACGGATATTAGATGCCGTAAAGCCCGGGCAAACCCACATTACATTCACCCCATCATCCATCAATTCGGTACGCAAAGCTTCCAGCCAGCCCTGCAAGGCAAATTTGCTGGCACTATAACCGCTACGGCCGGGCAAACCACGATAGCCTGCAATAGATGAAACTCCGACAATTGTTCCCTTTCTTTCAATGATCGAATCAAGTGCATATTTAGTACAATACACAACGCCCATAAAATTAATATCAATGATTTTTCGGATAACATCGGTAGTAGCGTCTTTCATTAAAGCCCTCATACTGATACCAGCATTATTAATGATAATATCAATTCCGCCGAAAAATTTTATAGTGGTTTCAATAAAACGTTTGCAATCATGCTCAGCAGCAACATCGCAAACCATTGTATGCAGTGGGTAAGATGGAAACTGGCTTTGTAACCGGTATAGTTTATCATTGTCACGGCCACAGGTAGCAACTTTAGCACCTTTGGCAAGCAGATCTGAAACCAAAGCCTTGCCTATGCCATCTGTGCCTCCCGTTACTACCACAACTTTATCTTTAAAAAAACTCATTGCCTTAAAGTATTTGGTTCAGCTGCAAACCTAATGTAAAATTGAGATTATACTGCTTTGATAAATGAGAATCCTTAAGTTATATTCAAACAAAAGTCCCGCTGAAAAAGCGGGACTGAATATCGTTTTGAAAAATTGATCAACGGCTTGTTAGTTTTGATAGCAATCTCAATAGTTCGAAGTAGAGCCATACCAAAGTTATCAGTAAACCGACTGCGCTGAACCATTCCATATATTTTGGCAGTTTATGTTCAATTCCTTTTTCTATCATATCAAAATCGATCAACAGGAATAATGCCGCCAGGCAAACTACTACAA contains:
- a CDS encoding SAM-dependent chlorinase/fluorinase; this encodes MPLLTLTSDIGSRDYLVSAIKAELFKINEDFRIIDISHQVPPFNYPQAAYVCRSAVKHFPDYCYHLILVNLFEKKPKQLLLAFHNNQYYLCADNGLLPMILEEKPEMVMGIPLDDNEEKSTLYLARVFGETINKLVGGISIQQIGTPDVSYIEKNPLKPFPIDNGIEGQIIFIDNFENVIVNITRSYFEEQRNGRNFKIIFKRDEQIDKISETYADVHEGEKLALFNSAGYLEIAINKGNAAGLFGLKGFSEKQQISGIIQNQLYYQTVRVFFED
- a CDS encoding SDR family oxidoreductase, whose protein sequence is MSFFKDKVVVVTGGTDGIGKALVSDLLAKGAKVATCGRDNDKLYRLQSQFPSYPLHTMVCDVAAEHDCKRFIETTIKFFGGIDIIINNAGISMRALMKDATTDVIRKIIDINFMGVVYCTKYALDSIIERKGTIVGVSSIAGYRGLPGRSGYSASKFALQGWLEALRTELMDDGVNVMWVCPGFTASNIRNAALNKDAKSHGDTPLDEAKLMTAEECATHILKAIERRKRTLVLTFQGKQTVFLNKFFPKLADKLTHNFFFKNGELVK